In one window of Hymenobacter nivis DNA:
- a CDS encoding protein-disulfide reductase DsbD family protein, translating to MNIRWFFKFLLLCWLPALPLTAQILVPTHLSTALSQPTAKVGQEVELLVNARIDEKWHLYATDFSEDVGPVVFTLKFAPSAAYALVGKPQSVKSHHQMDEVFKGEVAFWEKTGQIRQRIKVLQPGPLTIKAEADYQSCTDVDGRCVPGNETLVFGPLQVSGAAVASAAAAPIAKPGAPAAADVATAPAAPTAATPAAAEPVVAATPVAVVAPLASAPAPAETAAGAPIVSAAVAAAAPVADAGGLWSFGVLAFISGLAALLTPCVFPMVPMTVSFFTGGQDSRGRGILKAVVYGLSIIVIYTLIGVVVARLLGEDGPNFMATHWLPNLLFFVVFVVFGLSFLGLFEITLPSGLVNKADAQADKGGWLGVFFMAFTLVLVSFSCTGPIVATVLGLAARGQTLAPVVGMLGFSLAFALPFTLFAIFPSWLKSLPRSGGWLNTVKVVLGFVELMLALKFLSMVDLAYHWGILTRDVYLVLWVVLSALLGLYLLGKFRLSHDSPLEHLSVGRLLMAVLAFSFMTYLVPGLFGAPLPLLAGYLPPQSRHDFSLAAGAPATPVQAASALGETPRFGDFLELPHGLQGYFDLQQGIRAAKLAHKPIFIDFTGHACVNCRKMEATVWSDPAVLTQLQNDYVVVALYVDDKTELPQNEWYTSTRDHQQKTSLGKQNADLQVTRYGFNAQPYYVLLNPDDPTGKPLVAPIAYEPNVAQFAQFLKEGRRSYQARHGAVAAR from the coding sequence ATGAATATTCGTTGGTTTTTTAAATTTCTACTGCTCTGTTGGTTGCCGGCCCTGCCGCTAACGGCCCAGATCCTGGTGCCCACGCACCTCAGCACGGCCCTCAGCCAGCCCACCGCCAAAGTGGGCCAGGAAGTGGAGCTGCTGGTGAACGCCCGCATCGACGAGAAGTGGCACCTCTACGCCACCGATTTCAGCGAGGACGTGGGGCCCGTGGTGTTCACGCTCAAGTTTGCGCCCAGCGCGGCCTACGCCCTGGTGGGTAAGCCGCAGTCGGTAAAGTCGCACCACCAGATGGACGAGGTATTCAAGGGCGAAGTGGCCTTTTGGGAAAAAACCGGCCAGATTCGCCAGCGCATCAAGGTGCTCCAGCCGGGGCCCCTCACCATTAAGGCCGAGGCCGACTACCAAAGCTGTACCGACGTAGACGGCCGCTGCGTACCCGGCAACGAAACCCTGGTCTTCGGGCCCCTGCAAGTAAGTGGCGCGGCCGTCGCTAGCGCCGCCGCCGCACCCATCGCCAAGCCTGGGGCCCCCGCTGCTGCCGACGTAGCAACGGCTCCCGCGGCGCCTACCGCTGCAACGCCCGCGGCTGCCGAGCCCGTTGTGGCTGCCACTCCGGTAGCCGTTGTGGCGCCGCTGGCCTCCGCACCCGCTCCCGCCGAAACGGCCGCTGGGGCCCCCATCGTGTCGGCGGCAGTGGCCGCGGCGGCACCGGTTGCCGACGCGGGCGGGCTGTGGAGCTTTGGCGTGCTGGCGTTCATCTCGGGGCTGGCGGCGCTGCTCACGCCTTGCGTGTTCCCGATGGTGCCGATGACGGTTTCATTCTTCACCGGGGGCCAGGACAGCCGCGGCCGCGGCATCCTCAAGGCCGTGGTGTACGGGCTCAGCATCATTGTCATTTACACGCTGATTGGCGTGGTGGTGGCCCGCCTGCTGGGCGAAGACGGCCCCAACTTCATGGCCACGCACTGGCTGCCGAACCTGCTGTTTTTTGTGGTATTCGTGGTGTTCGGCCTTTCGTTTCTGGGCTTGTTTGAAATCACGCTGCCCAGCGGCCTCGTGAACAAAGCCGATGCCCAGGCCGACAAGGGCGGCTGGCTCGGGGTGTTCTTCATGGCCTTCACGCTGGTGCTGGTCTCGTTTAGCTGCACGGGGCCCATCGTGGCTACGGTGCTGGGCCTCGCCGCCCGCGGCCAGACGCTGGCCCCGGTGGTGGGCATGCTGGGCTTTTCGCTGGCCTTTGCGCTGCCGTTCACGCTGTTCGCCATCTTCCCGTCGTGGCTGAAAAGCCTGCCCCGCTCGGGCGGCTGGCTAAATACGGTGAAGGTGGTGCTGGGCTTTGTGGAGTTGATGCTGGCCCTCAAGTTCCTGAGTATGGTGGACCTGGCCTACCACTGGGGCATTCTCACCCGCGACGTGTACCTGGTGCTATGGGTGGTGCTCTCGGCCTTGCTCGGGCTGTACCTGCTGGGCAAGTTCCGCCTCTCGCATGACTCGCCGCTGGAGCACCTCAGCGTGGGCCGGCTGCTGATGGCCGTGCTGGCCTTCAGTTTCATGACCTACCTGGTACCGGGCCTCTTTGGGGCCCCGCTGCCGCTGCTGGCCGGCTACCTGCCGCCCCAGAGCCGCCACGACTTTTCGCTGGCCGCTGGGGCCCCCGCCACGCCGGTGCAGGCCGCCAGCGCATTGGGCGAAACGCCGCGCTTTGGCGACTTCCTGGAGCTGCCCCACGGCTTGCAGGGCTACTTCGACTTGCAGCAAGGCATCCGCGCGGCTAAGCTGGCGCATAAGCCCATTTTCATCGACTTTACCGGCCACGCCTGCGTGAACTGCCGCAAGATGGAAGCCACCGTGTGGAGCGACCCGGCTGTGCTCACCCAGCTGCAAAACGACTACGTAGTGGTGGCCTTGTACGTGGACGACAAAACCGAGCTGCCCCAGAACGAGTGGTATACCTCGACGCGCGACCACCAGCAAAAAACCAGCCTGGGCAAGCAAAACGCTGACCTCCAGGTAACCCGCTATGGTTTCAATGCCCAGCCCTATTACGTATTGCTCAACCCCGACGACCCCACGGGCAAACCGCTCGTGGCGCCCATCGCCTACGAGCCCAACGTGGCGCAGTTCGCGCAGTTCCTGAAAGAGGGGCGGCGCAGCTACCAGGCCCGGCACGGGGCCGTAGCGGCCCGGTAG
- a CDS encoding SPFH domain-containing protein, with protein MLGVLIGLLVLLLLAKSLLGIVVISELEVGVVAKKFARTSLSAGRFIALEGEAGYQADTLAPGWHFFLWPWQYAVTKEPVVVVPQGEIGLVVANAGAPIPPSHILARVVDCDNYQDARAFLTKGGEKGRQLGMVTAGTYRINTALFTVITQRNAGTMGMRPEELFIYRVVPEAVGIVTTLDGVPIEPGEIAGPVIPTHDNFQDAQAFLVAGGRRGLQEQVLLSGSWNLNPWFCRVQQVPMTEIPIGHVGVVISFVGKPAVDVSGTEFTHGNLVDVGHKGIWAIPLYPGRQPLNTQIMKVELIPTTNIVLNWANRTEAHHYDDSLSSITVRSRDGFSFNLDVAQIIHVGALDAPRVISRVGSMQNLVDHVLEPIVGNYFRNSSQEYTVLDYLTNRAERQREAATFIRTALLDYNVQAVDTLIGDIVPPAQLMTTQTDRKLAEEQRKTYEVQQAAQTQRQALVRETSIADIQNSLVQSEQGVNIAELQANAQVKKVRGEAEAAKLRAGGEAESTRLRAIADSEATRLRGVGEAEAIRAIGNAKAEAYRVGVQSLGTREFTGLQLMQIIGDNRVKIVPEVQANGGAGGQGGGLVEALIGLLAQQQLAPGAPFVSASEPAKPASLPAAGAQENTQS; from the coding sequence GTGCTTGGAGTCCTTATCGGCTTGCTGGTATTATTGCTGCTAGCCAAGTCGCTGCTGGGCATCGTGGTCATCAGCGAGCTGGAGGTGGGCGTTGTGGCCAAGAAATTCGCCCGCACCAGCCTGAGCGCCGGCCGCTTCATCGCCCTGGAGGGCGAGGCCGGCTACCAGGCCGATACCTTGGCCCCGGGCTGGCACTTTTTCCTGTGGCCCTGGCAATACGCCGTCACGAAGGAGCCCGTAGTGGTGGTGCCGCAGGGCGAAATTGGGCTGGTGGTAGCCAACGCCGGGGCCCCCATCCCGCCGAGCCACATCCTGGCCCGGGTCGTGGATTGCGACAACTACCAGGATGCCCGCGCCTTCCTCACCAAAGGCGGCGAGAAAGGCCGGCAGCTGGGCATGGTCACCGCCGGCACGTACCGCATCAACACGGCCTTGTTCACGGTCATCACCCAGCGCAACGCGGGCACGATGGGCATGCGGCCCGAAGAATTGTTCATCTACCGCGTGGTGCCCGAGGCGGTGGGCATCGTGACGACGCTCGACGGCGTACCGATTGAGCCGGGCGAAATCGCGGGGCCCGTCATCCCCACCCACGACAACTTCCAGGACGCGCAGGCCTTTTTGGTGGCCGGGGGCCGCCGCGGCTTGCAGGAGCAAGTGCTGCTCAGCGGCTCCTGGAACCTTAACCCCTGGTTTTGCCGGGTGCAGCAGGTACCGATGACCGAGATTCCGATTGGCCACGTGGGGGTGGTCATCTCCTTCGTGGGCAAGCCAGCAGTGGACGTGAGCGGCACCGAGTTCACCCACGGCAACCTCGTGGACGTGGGCCACAAGGGCATTTGGGCCATCCCGCTCTACCCCGGTCGCCAGCCCCTCAATACCCAGATTATGAAGGTGGAGCTGATTCCGACCACCAACATCGTACTCAACTGGGCCAACCGCACCGAGGCCCACCACTACGACGACTCGCTGAGCAGCATCACGGTGCGCTCGCGCGATGGCTTCTCCTTCAACCTCGACGTGGCCCAGATTATCCACGTGGGGGCCCTCGATGCGCCGCGCGTCATTTCGCGCGTGGGCTCGATGCAAAATCTGGTGGACCACGTACTGGAACCCATTGTGGGCAACTACTTCCGCAATTCCAGCCAGGAATACACGGTGCTCGACTACCTCACGAACCGCGCCGAGCGGCAGCGCGAGGCCGCCACGTTCATCCGCACGGCCTTGCTCGACTACAACGTGCAGGCCGTCGATACGCTCATCGGCGACATTGTGCCGCCCGCCCAACTCATGACCACCCAAACCGACCGCAAGCTGGCCGAGGAGCAGCGCAAAACCTACGAGGTGCAGCAGGCCGCCCAAACCCAGCGCCAGGCCCTGGTGCGCGAAACCAGCATCGCCGACATTCAGAACTCGCTGGTGCAAAGCGAGCAAGGCGTGAATATTGCCGAGCTGCAAGCCAATGCCCAGGTGAAAAAAGTGCGCGGTGAGGCCGAAGCCGCCAAGCTACGGGCCGGCGGCGAGGCCGAAAGCACCCGCCTGCGGGCCATTGCCGATTCCGAAGCCACCCGACTGCGCGGTGTGGGCGAGGCCGAAGCCATCCGGGCCATCGGCAACGCAAAGGCCGAAGCCTACCGTGTGGGCGTACAGAGCCTGGGCACCCGCGAATTCACCGGCTTGCAATTGATGCAAATAATAGGAGACAACCGGGTGAAAATTGTGCCCGAAGTGCAGGCCAACGGCGGCGCGGGCGGCCAGGGCGGGGGCTTAGTGGAAGCCCTTATTGGCTTGCTGGCCCAGCAGCAATTAGCCCCCGGGGCCCCATTCGTGTCGGCTTCAGAACCCGCAAAACCTGCCTCGCTGCCAGCAGCTGGCGCGCAGGAAAACACGCAGAGTTAA
- the trxA gene encoding thioredoxin, whose translation MGHKAIEITDANFESIINSDKPVLVDFWAEWCGPCRMVGPVVEELASEYEGKVIVGKVDVDANPQTSAKFGIRSIPTLLVFKNGQIVDKQVGAVPKHVLAQKLEAQVTA comes from the coding sequence ATGGGACATAAAGCAATTGAGATTACCGATGCTAATTTTGAGTCCATCATCAACTCCGACAAGCCGGTGCTGGTCGATTTCTGGGCCGAATGGTGCGGTCCTTGCCGCATGGTGGGCCCGGTAGTGGAGGAGCTAGCCAGCGAGTACGAAGGCAAGGTCATCGTGGGCAAAGTTGACGTGGACGCCAACCCCCAAACCTCGGCTAAGTTCGGCATTCGCAGCATCCCCACGCTGCTCGTGTTCAAGAACGGCCAGATAGTTGACAAGCAAGTAGGCGCCGTGCCCAAGCACGTGCTCGCCCAAAAACTCGAAGCCCAAGTAACGGCCTAA